In Cololabis saira isolate AMF1-May2022 chromosome 10, fColSai1.1, whole genome shotgun sequence, a single window of DNA contains:
- the LOC133452160 gene encoding uncharacterized protein LOC133452160 — protein MALVLRAFISQRLAAAAEEILREVERTVVRYQDQDQDQDQPVPSWTPGVPTHATDVRLQVLQQVELLSEKQIWVREINPGPVQEKPEPPQIKEEEEELFSGPEPEQLVLKQEAETFMDQEAGGPGPDEDRLLGPGSSQAGLQEGDWEAAAPPKKRRRRTLPESPGTCLTCRTCGQGFEETQLLDGHLSVHSDLQDPEAPVNHPEGRDRLDPEEPEPPPTKEEQQEVLKEEVQDFPVTYSHEEESSCSQMEVSGVKFLFYLKAGSPDRLDPGGPDQGGGPGLDPGGGPDRLDPEEPEPPPTKEEQQEVLKEEVQDLMVTFSHEEERGDQFLLYLEAESPDHLDWGGPALDPALDSTLPQTLPQTLPQTLPQTLPQTLP, from the exons ATGGCGCTGGTTCTCAGGGCGTTCATCAGCCAGAGACTGGCGGCCGCAGCAGAGGAGATCCTGCGGGAGGTGGAGAGGACCGTGGTccggtaccaggaccaggaccaggaccaggaccagccggTCCCCAGCTGGACCCCCGGGGTCCCCACACACGCCACAG ATGTCCGGCTGCAGGTCCTTCAGCAGGTGGAGCTTCTCTCTGAGAAGCAGATCTGGGTCCGGGAGATTAACCCCGGTCCGGTTCAGGAGAAACCAGAACCTCCACAGAttaaagaggaagaggaggagctcTTCAGCGGTCCAGAACCAGAGCAGCTGGTTCTAAAGCAGGAGGCTGAGACCTTCATGGACCAGGAAGCTGGTGGACCTGGACCCGACGAGGACCGGCTCCTCGGTCCCGGTTCCTCTCAAGCTGGACTCCAGGAGGGGGACTGGGAAGCCGCGGCACCGCCGAAGAAGAGACGGCGCCGGACTCTCCCCGAGTCTCCGGGGACGTGTCTCACCTGCCGGACCTGTGGACAAGGCTTTGAGGAGACACAGCTGCTGGACGGACATCTCAGCGTCCACTCAG ACCTTCAGGACCCGGAggcacctgtcaatcacccgGAGGGGCGGGACCGTCTGGACCCGGAAGAACCGGAACCTCCGCCGACCAAAGAGGAGCAGCAGGAAGTTCTGaaggaggaggtccaggatttCCCGGTGACCTACAGCCACGAGGAGGAGAGCAGCTGCAGCCAAATGGAAGTGAGCGGCGTTAAGTTCCTCTTCTACCTCAAAGCTGGGAGCCCAGACCGTCTGGACCCCGGAGGCCCGGACCAGGGGGGAGGCCCGGGTTTAGACCCAGGAGGAGGCCCAGACCGACTGGAcccagaggaaccagaacctCCGCCGACCAAAGAGGAGCAGCAGGAAGTTCTGaaggaggaggtccaggatctCATGGTGACCTTCAGCCACGAGGAGGAGAGGGGCGATCAGTTCCTCCTCTACCTTGAAGCTGAGAGCCCAGACCACCTGGACTGGGGAGGCCCGGCCCTAGACCCTGCCCTAGACTCG ACCCTGCCCCAGACCCTGCCCCAAACCCTGCCCCAAACCCTGCCCCAAACCCTGCCCCAAACCCTGCCCTAG
- the LOC133452372 gene encoding oocyte zinc finger protein XlCOF19-like codes for MPGTCNVCGKVFLFAYLLRQHYRSHTGERPYACPDCGKRFRQSGQLSVHRRSHTGERPFACADCGKRFAESSTLKKHAAVHSGQKPFSCHVCGKSFSLSSNLNAHLRTHQQLRPFLCAICDLPFARKAALQVHQRTHTGEKPYSCQTCGKRFKHGSSLTVHQRTHTGEKPYGCQTCGKAFMGSGRLVAHMKTHRTASLSPLITGHKD; via the coding sequence ATGCCCGGGACCTGCAACGTGTGCGGGAAGGTCTTCCTCTTCGCCTACCTGCTGCGGCAGCACTACCGCAGCCACACCGGCGAGCGACCGTACGCCTGCCCCGACTGCGGGAAGCGCTTCCGCCAGAGCGGCCAGCTGAGCGTGCACCGGCGCAGCCACACGGGCGAGCGGCCCTTCGCCTGCGCCGACTGCGGGAAGCGCTTCGCCGAGTCGTCCACGCTGAAGAAGCACGCGGCGGTTCACTCGGGCCAGAAGCCCTTCTCCTGCCACGTCTGCGGCAAGAGCTTCTCGCTCAGCAGCAACCTCAACGCACACCTGAGGACGCACCAGCAGCTGCGGCCGTTCCTTTGCGCCATCTGCGACCTGCCCTTCGCCCGCAAGGCGGCGCTTCAGGTGCACCAGCGCACGCACACCGGCGAGAAACCCTACAGTTGCCAGACCTGCGGGAAGCGCTTCAAGCACGGCAGCAGCCTCACCGTCCACCAGCGCACGCACACCGGGGAGAAACCGTACGGCTGCCAGACCTGCGGCAAGGCCTTCATGGGCAGCGGGCGGCTGGTGGCCCACATGAAGACCCACCGCACTGCTAGCCTCTCACCTCTGATTACTGGTCATAAAGACTAG
- the LOC133452161 gene encoding zinc finger protein 500-like, whose protein sequence is MVPGNKDPAGSRFTWTRFGLFTRWKSRCSGAAHRGAAPRRRSGGTADTSTPQPYWMGSFRTSAAEMSVSGSVSGSLRTFIQQRLAAAAEEIFLEVERTVVGYQDQLVRYQDQLDRQRKLLDLSWKPRVRLTRIDDPAVPPQQTIVEKEVQTDLGVPRGAGPGQQGPAQVKVEPEEPEPIGAGAEDRLQELCRSTELLNRELHQLLMRNPVPESGEPEPEPKPEPNPDLQQLLLHTAGEGAEPRFPKPPRCPEPRFQGLPPGVRSNGSEHFCPRCGRSFRRVDSLLLHLRTHTGDYLYSCFLCGRGFMSRNGLANHMRIHLGHKRYTCTACGKGFTSRVGLHVHTRTGERCRAGAGAGPLH, encoded by the exons ATGGTCCCGGGGAACAAGGACCCGGCGGGGAGCAGGTTCACGTGGACGCGGTTCGGCTTGTTTACCCGCTGGAAGTCCCGCTGCTCCGGGGCGGCTCACCGCGGTGCTGCCCCCCGGCGGCGGAGCGGAGGAACTGCAGATACCTCAACGCCGCAGCCATATTGGATggg TTCGTTCAGAACTTCAGCAGCTGAGATGTCTGTGTCCGGGTCTGTGTCCGGGTCTCTGAGGACCTTCATCCAGCAGAGGCTGGCCGCCGCCGCAGAGGAGATCTTCCTGGAGGTGGAGAGGACCGTGGTCgggtaccaggaccagctggtccggtaccaggaccagctggaccgGCAGAGGAAGCTGCTGGATCTCAGCTGGAAGCCCCGGGTCCGGCTGACCCGCATCG ATGATCCTGCGGTTCCCCCCCAGCAGACGATCGTGGAGAAGGAGGTCCAGACGGACCTGGGGGTCCCCAGGGGGGCCGGTCCGGGCCAGCAGGGACCAGCACAGGTCAAGGTGGAGCCGGAGGAACCAGAACCTATCGGAGCTGGAGCCGAAGACCGTCTGcaggaactctgcaggagcACCGAACTCCTGAACCGGGAACTTCACCAGCTCCTGATGAGGAACCCTGTCCCGGAGAGtggggaaccagaaccagaaccaaaaccAGAACCAAATCCggacctccagcagctcctcctccaCACGGCTGGGGAAGGGGCGGAGCCGCGGTTCCCAAAACCGCCCCGATGCCCCGAGCCGCGGTTCCAAGGACTGCCCCCCGGCGTCCGGTCCAACGGGTCGGAACACTTCTGCCCGCGCTGCGGGCGGAGCTTCCGCAGGGTGGACAGCCTGCTGCTGCACCTGCGGACGCACACGGGCGACTACCTGTACAGCTGCTTCCTGTGTGGGCGGGGCTTCATGTCCCGCAACGGCCTGGCCAATCACATGAGGATCCACCTGGGCCACAAGCGCTACACCTGCACCGCCTGCGGGAAGGGCTTCACGTCCCGGGTCGGGCTGCACGTCCACACCAGGACGGGCGAGCGCTGCCGGGCGGGGGCGGGGGCGGGCCCGCTCCACTAG